The DNA region CATCCTGACTTGACTTGTCTACTGGTTTCATTACGCCGGAGCAAGTGATAAGAAAGACAGCTGAGAGGTAAAATGAGGTGACGTGAAGAGAGAAGATGCTATCTGGTAACGAGCACGCAACAGACGGTCGGATAGGTAGTCAAGGTATCCCTCGAGAGGAGCTATATGGGACGGAGCGGCCATCGTATTTATCTTGATCGTCCTATTTCCCGACTCGCGACCCCCGCGTGTAGCAGGAGCCAGCACACTGACAAGAATAGGTCCTGAGGATCGTCTCACTGAAAAGGAATAGGCACTTCAAATCGGCCCCACTGTCACACTGGCGGCACTGGAAGATAGAGGCAGGATCCAGGGAACGGGACAAGGGTAGGAAAGTAATAATGGCGCAACTGTTCGTCTGTCGGATGAAGTGTTTCCTCCTTGCCGGACCCATCCTGTTCCAAGGACCCCAGGTCAACAGCGGCTGTTCTCCACTTCGGGAAACATGGCAAAGCCCGCAGACAGACATAGTGGGATACGAACTTTTCCAAAGCAGACCCATATCCACAATGCGCTGACGAAATCGTATGTAATCGACACTCAATAGGTTGTTATCACCATGTGAGCACCATCCGGAGCTCGCTGGCCAGATCTGCAAGGCTCATAAATCACACATTCCTCTGCCTGAGGATTTCCAAGCAATTCATACCCAAAGAGTAAGGTAAAGCACCACGAGGTATCATCAAGATGCGGCGTATGGTATGCAGCCTGCAAGCGAACCCCTCGTTTTGGCCACattcttcttgttgctttCTGGACCCGAGAGTTCGGGTACGCGCCGAGGATTCCCCGAATGGGGATAGTTGTCCATTCGTGAAGTGTTCAATTTTCCGGCCTGTTGTCAGGCTCCATCAGATGGCGCCATCTAAGTTTACTTACGGAGTATTAACACTGTGGCACATGCTGATGATGTCGCAGATGGTGTTTTATTTCGTTGACTCGAAGGCAATAGTTTAACACCAACCAGCATGATGATCTCTTCCTTGTACACCGCTCCACGTTTCCTAGCCCCTCTGGGCATCACTTGCATGTCTTAACCGTTGTTGCCCCATATCTGCGGAGACGGGCCCCTGAAGAACCATCCGCGTTTCGAAGCGAAGCAGGGGTCCAATCTCGACAACCACACGTTGCTCGATGCCCTTGTGTAGGTAAAAATTCCTCTTCCCTAGTCAACGGACCCTTTGTTGGAAATGGGTAGAATTCCACCCTAATAAGAGAATGAATATATTCAAATTACTAAGGTACTctgtaggtaggtagagtTCGTAGATGCGGCTCGGCCCTACGGAAGGCTTCCGGCTTCCCCTGACCCCCCAAATTCAGGGCAATCTAAATCAAACCCCCACTCTCGAACCTAAGGTTCCCTCCACCAGCGGAGCACCACAGCAAAGTCGAACTGGGGGCGATCGTcaatcttcctcctctccatggTGTCCAGAACGAGAACATCACACCATCGGACGGCCCGCCCCCTGCTGTCGTATCCAGAACCCTCGTTCGTGAAGTGTGAGTCCAGTGCTCATTGCCGCTAACTGCATACATACCTGGGTACCTTGACGTAGGTACATTATCCTCCGTACAGAGTACATGAAGACAACCTAGAACCTCACGCGGATAAAAACGTGGAAAGCCGCGCGGTCCTTGGTTGAATGCTACCCCAGCCACTggtcctttttttcttttcttggcCCAATGTCGAGTTCCTTGCAGCATCATCTTTGCAAAAGGTGCCATGGAACAACGGCTGCTACTGCAGTCCATGACTCTTGATGGCTCCTCGGGTTTCCTCATCAGGAGCGTGAGGACATGATAATGCATAATGCTCCATGAACTAGTCTACATTCTGCACAGTGTGCCCATTTAACCCATTCATACATGCCTGTTGCATATGCATACAAGGAGGAAAACGCAATGGGAAAGGGTTGCAGTACACACAGTGCTAGCTGGCCTGCGAACTCTCTTGTTGATGCAAATCTCCAATGCTGGCACTACACGTATCCCGACACGCTCTAGACAGAATGACTGGTGTTACAATATCTACCGTTCCATGTAAAGAATCAGCGTTCTGTCTACGGGTATGTTTTTCGACTAATCAACTATTCTTTAAGGCCAAGTGACTACCTATATTTTGAGGCCTGGTAGCTATTTTTCAAGGCGTGGTCCAGAATATAATGGGTACCTATGCGTTGGTTTACTTTTACAGTCCCAGCTATTTTGTCTATGGTGTGCCTGGGAGCCAGTTGGTCATGGTCAAGATGGCAAGGAAAAACGGATCTGGATTGCATGATACTAACAGAATTACCTTATTCTCTTCTCAATCCGGTCGCGCTATAGCTGCACAGCAGTCTTGGTAACTACTAGCCCGTAGGAACCTTGCTTGAATTCATTGACCGATGGCAGAGATAAGGCGATTGCGCCTTGGCTTGTGTGATGGCCAGGAATTGTTTACACAGTTTTGGATGTTGATCGCATGCCTTCCAAGCCCTGTATTATTGGTAGCAAGAGCGGTGAGATCTCATGGAACAACATATAGGTTTAAATAGGATTATATGGGTATTGTGAAATGCCCTGGGTCCAGTGAATAGTGCATGTGTGGTCAGCATGATCACTTATGAACCGACAAGTGATCGTTCGAATCATGCATGTACTCTCTGATCGGTTGATAATCCGTGTCTGTCTCCTACTGACAAAATTATCTCTCAACTGGCGAGATAGCAAAATTATCGTAAATAAATACGTGGGATTGACTCAATCTGGGATAACATCTGTCGCCAACAGAATGTTGCTGGGCAACTTTATAGCCCCAATACCCCCCTCAAAAGTTCTTGACCACCTGTAGCTGACATCGCTCAGACTTCAAGGCTCCAAGGTATAATTTAATGTATGCCGGAAATGTCAACGCGGCGTTGGAGCAAACCCACCCTCATAGTAGGTAGTCATTGGAGCATGGTCTTGAGGTATATAATACGTGATATTCCTGTATGGAAGCCTTCAAGGGCGAGTAAAAGATTGCTCGGCACTTTGAATAGCAGTACTGTTATGCTCAATGCATTTATTTATGCCAATTGTCGGGCAAAGTTGATCAGCTGGATTACTTTTTGAGTGCTTACACCGTCCCAAACATGCCGGTCCGTTAAGCTTGTTAAGCTTGAAGTTGGCGGCGGCCAGTAACAGAGAGCCTTATGTCGTACAAGGTGATAAGGGGCAAGGAGCAACATCACAGTTGACCTGGCAATCTTACGTTCTCTACACAGAGTGCAAGAAAAGATTCAAAAATATAACTTCAACAAATAATGAACGAATCCCCACAAATGTTCAGGCTTGTAATCCAGAACAGGGAATGTTCGAGAAGGTTACAAATATTCGCCAAGCAATCGGCAGATGGTCTTGCGACTTCCATTTCCCAACGTTACTGCATCATTCCGCATCGTGTCTTTCCGAGTCCATGTCCCGAGCCCGTTAACAGGACACGTGTTAATTTTTCTGTTAGACAGTATTGATGTAAATTAAAAAGTCCGCTGAAACTTGGGAatttggagggtttgggtggTGCTGCTAACCCCCGGTAATTAGCCTGTATCAAAATGCCagaacaccaacaacgaGACCTGCCGAGGATCTCGATGGGGGTCTTGATGAAGCGTTCAGAATTAAAAGGAAGCCTTGTCTCCTCACATACCAATGGCAACTTTGGAGTCCCCAAGTTCTGCTGTGCTCTCCTCGACTCTCACCAAGCGCTTGCCTGCAAACTCGCAGAATGAGGTCTTTGCCACTTTATCTTTCCTTCTTTGTCCCAGCTCTAACCGGCATCAACTGGGACATCTACGAGCATGGCGTAGTTCCTTCATTCAAATGGTCCCGCCCCTTTCCCGACGATGGCACCGATCCAGGAGGGTTCGAGGTACATTGCAAGGCCAAAAAGACTTTCCGCGCCAAGATGTACAAGCTTTCCGATTTACCTGAAGACCCTCCCACAGGGCTATCCCCATGGCGCCACGCAATCGAGGACTTTATGGATCACACAAAAGAGTTCATGGGAAGCTGGGATGGTGTCGATCACAAAGGAGAAAACCGGGAGATTGTGGTGATGGAATACAAAGATGTCCCACTTGAAGTTCGGGAGTGGatcgagcagcagcagagggaCGAAGAGACTGAGAAacccaacaagaagaagtgGTGGTTTGGCGTGTTCGAGAAGCCGCAAGAGCATGGACAGAGGATCATTGGCACAGTAAAACCCACTCCTACACCTGTTCCACAAGGTGGCCATGCCCCTGATGTGAAAGACATCAAATTGGAGGATAAGATTTTGGTCTTTCCAGGGGGTGCAATCTATGAAATTTTACCACTGTGGGTGGCAGGGGGGAGTGGGGCTTGTGAGCGTAAGTTACTCTTCCTTGATGAGTTGGGAGAGTTCAAAAGCTAACAAACCCGCAGGCGAGCTCAACAATCTACCCAAATATAAGCACCAGGCCATAGACCACTGCGTCATTGCTTGGGTAACTGACCACACCAAACCGCAACGTGAGAATGGCAAGCGGGATATGGAGTTTACCATTGAAGCCATGGCGGTGACTGAGAGCGAAGACGGAAAACGCTCGCGTCTAATGTGGGAGAGACTACACCGAACTATCAAGAGGAATGACAGAAAGCAGCAAAGAGAGGAgagacaaaagaagaagaaagagctTGAAGAAGGGATAGTGAGAGATGAATTGTAAATATTAGAAGGTTATAGTTGAAGTTATTCTATGCGGTGTCTATCCAGTCTAAATTAGTAAGCCATTCTAGCTCGCAATTCTAAGCAACTAGGTGTCATATCGTGTCACCACTaggccttctcctcggtcACTGCGGACCGGCTGGCTTGGTTTTTGACCTGCCTTTCTAACTCCGCCCTTTCTTCTAACGTCAAATCGGACTCAGCCTTGCCGACCTTGATGGTGGCAAACAAGAGCAGAACAACCACAGCACAAGCAGTAGCAAACCAAAAGGCGACTTGATGTCCGGTTGTGCCACCCCTCTTGGTCTCTTCGGAAACAGCAAGATCCGAAAtaccgaggaagaagctgaTGCCCAAAAACAAGAGGCTGTTGATGAGAGCCCCTGCCAAACCCTGCCTATGCCTTGCAacattggtggtgatgaagacGTTGCTGACGATGAAGGTGATGTCTATGCCAATGGTCGAGCCGAGCATGGCAGGAAAGACCCATGCCCAAAAGTTGGCATCTTGTGGCATAAGCGCGAACAGAAGCACGCAGGCCAGGCTTCCAAGCGCAGAAATGATCAAGAGTAGCTTACCAGGCAACAGATGAAGGGTAAACCCACCGATTGTGGCCAATAcgataccaccaccagccattGGGGCGAACCAAATGGCTGTGATGAGTGCTGTTTGTCCCATCCACTCGCTGATTCTGTTGAAAGGATTAGTCCCGCCGTTTTTCATAGTACAAGATGAGGGTTGAGCAACTTACTGGAAACTGGCGTAAAATAGGAAAACCCCGAAGATGCCATAGGCAAAGAACAGCGCGACAGTGAGCCGGACCATGTATTTTGGTTGAAAGAGATCGAACGGGAGCAGCGGCTGTTCTGCTACCCAACCTTCAATATAGACCGCGGCGCCCAGAAGCAATACGCCAAGAATGAAAGTCACGATGATGTACGGACTCTTCCATCCGTTAGGTGCGTGAGCTCCGTCTGTCAGGGCGAATGTAGTCAAGACCAAGCCCGGCGCAATCGTAACAATGCCCCACCAGTCCATTTTGATATGGGCATTTTCCCTTCTCGTTTGCTCCATGTCTTTTGGAATGGTCACAAACGCAACAGCTGAAGAGATGAACAGGATAATGGAGCCGATGTAAAAGTACCACCTCCAACTGAGGTACTCGATCGTCAAGCCGCCCGTGATGATGCCCAAAAAGAAGCCAATGGGCGCAAAGGCGCTGTAAAGCGCAAACACCAAGTTCTTTCTCGGACCCGGACGGTATAGCTTCCCCAGCAACATGATCCCCGTCGGTAAGAAGGCCGCTGGTCCAAACCCACCCAGAGCTCTGGTGACAATAAGCATGATGTAATTCGTGCTGAAGCCAGAGATGAGAGACCAAGCTGAGAACCAGACCATTCCGATGCTGAAAACCCAGTAGGCGCCATAAATGTCGGCTATCCTGCCAAAGGGCAGTAGAAAGGCGCCAGTGACGAGGGAGAAGACGCTGGCGGGCCACACCTGTGAGGTTTTTGGAATTTCGAGCGAGATGGAAACCGAGGGAAGGATGATGTTGAAGCCTGAGATGAAGAACTCCTGCTGACGACATTAGTTGGGTATCTAAGACGAGGAAGAGCTTGAAAAGACAAACCGCCATGAACATGGATATCAGAAGTGAAGTACAAAACATAACCTCGGTAAAAGTGCTGGAGAAGACATCTGGTCTTTGACGGCCGAGCAGTTCAAGATCAGTCTCAGACTCGGCACCCGAGGGCGACTCGATGTCGCCCTTCTTCGTTGACGGTGACATGTATGTCAGACAGGTCGAAGAAGGAATGAGGCGATGAGGTTGGCGAGCAAGCACGATGAGCAAGGAAACCCTTCACGATATAATAAACCTCAGCCTTTCCAGGCTTGTTGACGACAGTAAACGATAGGCATTTTTGACGCTAGCAGACCAAAACAGTAGCTAAAAGTTCAACATCATCGACGTGACTTTAAGTAGACTAGTCACAGGGACTGCAGTGCAAAAGACTGCACAGGTTGTCGAATTGGTCCCTTTCCGGGCTTAGCGCACCCATGCTCTGTCTCCACTATCCACGGGGGCGCTGTGGGGCGGGGGGGCAACCTGGCCGCGGGACGACAACGAATCGGAGGGAAGACGGGTTGAGGTTGTGAATGTGAGATGTGCTTCTGTGGTTCCCATCTTGGAAGTGAGTTTTCTTGGTTTTCTTCGTCTGGCTTCTGTCCATTTCACATTTAAGCTTCTTTGTTCGCGCGCGGTCGAGTGCATGTCACGGAGCCATAACGCCTTAAAAGTGGAGCACCGCTTGCCATTTTGCTACCTCTTTCAGCCTAGCGCCCTTCTTTGCGCTCCCGCGGAAGCTGCCGAACCCCTGACGGCCGATTGGGTGGCGATCCTGTCTTCAACGTCACTTCTCGTCTCTCTTGAAGACTGTTCCAAGTCGACGATACGACCGCACAGGGCAGACCAACAAGGCACGAGGAACATCGCTGACACATCATCCCGACTGGGACAGGACTGGAGGTCCCTCGATGCCTGAACCCAAGAAGACACCCCCTTCgacaggagcagcagcaccacaaaAGGCCTGCCATA from Podospora pseudopauciseta strain CBS 411.78 chromosome 6, whole genome shotgun sequence includes:
- a CDS encoding hypothetical protein (EggNog:ENOG503PQ5D); this encodes MRSLPLYLSFFVPALTGINWDIYEHGVVPSFKWSRPFPDDGTDPGGFEVHCKAKKTFRAKMYKLSDLPEDPPTGLSPWRHAIEDFMDHTKEFMGSWDGVDHKGENREIVVMEYKDVPLEVREWIEQQQRDEETEKPNKKKWWFGVFEKPQEHGQRIIGTVKPTPTPVPQGGHAPDVKDIKLEDKILVFPGGAIYEILPLWVAGGSGACERELNNLPKYKHQAIDHCVIAWVTDHTKPQRENGKRDMEFTIEAMAVTESEDGKRSRLMWERLHRTIKRNDRKQQREERQKKKKELEEGIVRDEL
- a CDS encoding hypothetical protein (EggNog:ENOG503NVT4; COG:U), with the protein product MSPSTKKGDIESPSGAESETDLELLGRQRPDVFSSTFTEVMFCTSLLISMFMAEFFISGFNIILPSVSISLEIPKTSQVWPASVFSLVTGAFLLPFGRIADIYGAYWVFSIGMVWFSAWSLISGFSTNYIMLIVTRALGGFGPAAFLPTGIMLLGKLYRPGPRKNLVFALYSAFAPIGFFLGIITGGLTIEYLSWRWYFYIGSIILFISSAVAFVTIPKDMEQTRRENAHIKMDWWGIVTIAPGLVLTTFALTDGAHAPNGWKSPYIIVTFILGVLLLGAAVYIEGWVAEQPLLPFDLFQPKYMVRLTVALFFAYGIFGVFLFYASFQISEWMGQTALITAIWFAPMAGGGIVLATIGGFTLHLLPGKLLLIISALGSLACVLLFALMPQDANFWAWVFPAMLGSTIGIDITFIVSNVFITTNVARHRQGLAGALINSLLFLGISFFLGISDLAVSEETKRGGTTGHQVAFWFATACAVVVLLLFATIKVGKAESDLTLEERAELERQVKNQASRSAVTEEKA